A window from Manis javanica isolate MJ-LG chromosome 10, MJ_LKY, whole genome shotgun sequence encodes these proteins:
- the FIS1 gene encoding mitochondrial fission 1 protein isoform X1, which produces MEAVLNELVSVDDLLKFEKKFQSEKAAGSVSKSTQFEYAWCLVRSKYNDDIRKGIALLEELLPKGSKEEQRDYVFYLAVGNYRLKEYEKALKYVRGLLQTEPQNNQAKELERLIDKAMKKDGLVGMAIVGGMALGVAGLAGLIGLAVSKSKS; this is translated from the exons AAGTTTGAAAAGAAATTTCAGTCTGAAAAGGCAGCAGGCTCGGTGTCCAAGAGCACGCAGTTTGAGTATGCCTGGTGCCTGGTGCGAAGCAAGTACAACGATGACATCCGTAAAGGCATCGCACTGCTGGAGG AGCTGCTGCCCAAAGGGAGCAAAGAGGAACAGCGGGATTATGTCTTCTACCTGGCTGTGGGCAACTACCGGCTCAAG GAATATGAAAAGGCCCTGAAGTATGTGCGAGGGCTGCTGCAGACAGAGCCCCAGAACAACCAGGCCAAGGAACTGGAACGGCTCATTGATAAGGCCATGAAGAAAG atgGACTAGTGGGCATGGCCATTGTTGGAGGCATGGCCCTCGGTGTGGCAGGACTGGCTGGACTCATCGGGCTGGCCGTATCCAAGAGCAAATCCTGA